The genome window GGGATATTGTTAAACTGTTGTTAGATACCGGTGCAGACACTACAGTTACCGATGATAACGATCGTTCAGTATGGGATTATGCTAAAGGGAAACCGGATATAATGAATCTTCTACTTATACATTAAGCGATGGCGATGATAACTTATAAAGTTTATATTTCGTGTAGTTCTCGTCATAACCATTTACCGTTCATTAAATTTAAAGATAATGGGAACTAATAAATTTACAATAAACAAAGGATACTTAATGGCCACCTTATTCCTTTTGGGAATAGAAATACTCATCGCCAGCTATGGCAGAGGCTTTTTTCGGGACTATATAGGCGATGTTTTGGCTGTTGTTTTCATATATAGCTTTCTCCGGTCTTTTTACAAGGGCTTTAAAAATTACTTGCCCTTGTATATTTTTCTAATTTCCGTATCGGTAGAACTAATGCAAGCATTCGATATTGCAGATCAGCTAT of Coprobacter tertius contains these proteins:
- a CDS encoding DUF2809 domain-containing protein, producing MGTNKFTINKGYLMATLFLLGIEILIASYGRGFFRDYIGDVLAVVFIYSFLRSFYKGFKNYLPLYIFLISVSVELMQAFDIADQLSVASDSLLAIAIGRVFDWRDILCYALGSFIAYASEKIIFNKKENKI